In one window of Cydia fagiglandana chromosome 1, ilCydFagi1.1, whole genome shotgun sequence DNA:
- the LOC134667640 gene encoding cysteine-rich hydrophobic domain-containing protein 2, producing the protein MADFDAIYPDETESEENIEETHVTLVPDPIVVRGAGNMTVFGLSNRFNGEFPSGLQSRVAPEEYQATVARINSVLKKTLPVNVKWLFCGCVCCCCTLGCSLWPVICLSKRTQHSLNKLLEWENSRLYNKLGLRWRLTKQHCDSSSMMEYVLLIEFIPRIPIYRPD; encoded by the exons ATGGCAGATTTTGATGCAATTTACCCGGATGAGACTGAAAGTGAAGAGAATATAGAGGAGACTCATGTGACATTAGTGCCTGATCCTATAGTCGTACGGGGAGCTGGTAACATGACAGT TTTTGGTTTAAGTAATCGATTTAATGGGGAGTTTCCATCGGGCCTGCAGTCCCGTGTGGCCCCCGAGGAGTACCAGGCGACAGTAGCACGCATCAACAGCGTACTGAAGAAAACACTGCCAGTTAATGTTAAGTGGCTGTTCTGCGGCTGTGTCTGTTGTTGCTGTACTCTTGGATGCTCTCTTTGGCCAGTCATATGTCTTAGTAAAAGG ACACAACATTCGCTGAACAAGCTGTTGGAATGGGAGAACAGCCGGCTCTACAACAAGCTGGGGCTGCGCTGGCGGCTCACCAAACAGCACTGCGACTCCTCCTCCATGATGGAGTATGTGCTGCTCATTGAATTCATCCCTAGAATACCTATATATAGGCCCGACTAG
- the LOC134667648 gene encoding larval cuticle protein A2B-like — protein sequence MKFLAVVLLALWRQAAGVVPVSPLGYARPAFAPLGVAPGLAPLGVAPGLAPLGVAPRLAPIGVAPRVAAVAPAVDEYDPNPQYSYAYDIQDALTGDSKSHQESRSGDVVQGSYSLVEPDGTRRVVEYTADPHNGFNAVVHKEPLGAAVKAVAAPAYIH from the exons ATGAAG tttttggcCGTAGTTCTTCTCGCGTTATGGCGCCAAGCTGCCGGCGTCGTTCCTGTGTCTCCTTTGGGGTACGCGCGGCCAGCGTTCGCCCCGCTAGGTGTGGCACCCGGATTGGCCCCGTTGGGCGTGGCGCCAGGGTTGGCACCGCTGGGCGTTGCACCGAGATTGGCACCCATCGGAGTAGCACCTAGGGTTGCGGCAGTCGCCCCGGCTGTCGACGAATACGATCCAAACCCGCAGTATTCTTACGCCTACGATATTCAGGATGCTCTTACTG GTGACTCAAAGAGCCACCAGGAATCGCGGTCCGGCGACGTGGTGCAGGGGTCGTACTCGCTGGTGGAGCCGGACGGCACGCGGCGCGTCGTCGAGTACACCGCCGACCCGCACAACGGCTTCAACGCCGTCGTCCACAAGGAGCCCCTCGGCGCCGCCGTCAAGGCTGTCGCCGCGCCCGCCTATATACACTAG